From the Nostoc sp. PCC 7107 genome, the window AATTGTGGCGCTGCATACTACCTTGGGGATGATGAAAGCAGAAGGTTTGGCATCTATCTTTGGCAGACATGAACGGCAAAAAAATGCTACCCGTGCGGCTATTAAAGGATTAAACTTACCGTTGTTTGCCGCAGATAGCTGTGCTAGTCCAGCAATTACAGCAGTAGCACCACCAGATATTGAGGCTGATAAAATTCGTTCGTTGATGAACAAGCGTTTTGATATTGCTTTAGCTGGTGGTCAAGACCATTTGAAAAATAAAATTTTCCGTATTGGTCACTTGGGTTTTGTGAGCGATCGCGATATCCTTAGCTGCATAGCATCCCTAGAAGTTGTGCTGTTAGAACTAGGCTATGAAAACTTTACACCGGGTGCTGGTGTAGCGGCAGCAGCTAGAGTACTGAATGGTTAATAGTCAATAATTATTCCTAAAAATTGCTGACAAATGACTAAAAATTAAAAGAGCGAGTAAAATAACCATCTTCAACTCGCTCTTTTAACTTGGATTTAAATAAGTAGGATTGGTAAAAGTTAATTGCCCTATCTATCAGCCTCGTTCCTAGGCAGGGTGGATGTGACATACCTTAATTCTCCCCCATGAGCATTCATACTTAAACAGTTTCTAGCCAATCATAAATTTGTTCTAACTGTTCCATCGTAATCAACCCATACTGCCAAAGAATCATCGGCAAAGGCCCAGGATCTTGTTCCCGATGCCGTAAAGCTACTGCCAGAGATGCTGCCGAAATTGACAAATCTTCCTGTAAAAAATGAATCAGTCGTGAATATGTTGATGGTGACATTTGTAACTCACCTCCTTGTTTAGTTTGTATGGTCATATATCTATTCACCATTCCTCTTTTGTCCGCAGCTACTACTTCAGTTGAGACTGTGCAATTACCGGATTAAGATCCCAAAATATTGCTTGATAATCCTTAAATAGAACAATTTTTCCCAAAAATTGAGCAATCCCAGGCTCTAAATTATCGGTTTGTTTAATTTTCTAATAGCACTTCAGCAAGTTAAATTAACTTCATCCTTAATTTGCCTGAGTGTTCTATTTAATTACACTTTAAGTAACCAAGATTCCATAGCCTATGCTCCCTTATGAGAGACTGTTTACACTTACGCCAAAAGGAAGATTTTTCGCAATGAAACCTTAAGATTGTTATTTTACCTCTTAAGTAGTTTTTTTTACTATTTTTGTCATCATATTAGATGCCCTAGAGACAATTTGCCAGTTCATATCTACTTAACAGTTTTTTTACAAAAAAATCATTGATTAGATATTTTTCTAGCTTATTCAACGAGGTTTTTAGGGCTTACTACCGTAAACTACTGTTCTCTAAAAATTTAATTTTGACACTATCTCCTAGCTTGAGCTTTAATTCTTCGGCTCGTCCTGCACGCAGTTCAATTACAGTATCAATTGGTACGGTTGGCCCATAAGTCCCACAAGGTTCACTCGAACAAGGCGGTGCAGCAGCCTGAATATACTTCACTACTCCATTTTGTAAAAAGACCATATCCAGCGCCACAGGTACATTCTTCATCCAAAACTGCACAGGCTGTGCCGAAGGAAACTTGAATAACATACCGCGATTCTCTGGTAATGCAGGTCTATTCATTAATCCTTTTGCCTGCTGTTCTGGAGTTACTGCCACCTCCAACTCAATTTTTGTCCCATTGGGAACAACTGCTGTAGCTGAAATTGGTAGTATCTGACCAGTGGCTGTTGGTACTTGAATAGGAGTTTTAGCCGTTGTTTGGGTAGAACATCCCATCAGAAACAGACTGAGCATAATTGGTAGTAAACTTAGCCAACGTATCATAAAATTTGCCATTTTGTTATTTAAATTTTGATTTTACAGAATTTCCCCCAGAAAGCCCACTTCTTTTGGTATCTTTTTTGGTCTTATGGGCAATTATGGCTTCATCATTGTTGCGTTAAGTTAAAATAGCACCGCCCATTAACCTGTCATATCGGTATTTCAATTCTTCTTTCATCAAATACCAGCGCTCTAAAGTCACATCTATTTCTATGACTTTCTCGGCGGCTTGACGTGCTAAGAGTAATATTTCTTCATCTTCTACTAAACTAGCTAAGGTAAAATCTGGCACACCAGATTGGCGGGTTCCCAGAACTTCACCAGGTCCGCGAAAACGCATATCCATTTCCGAGATGAAAAAACCATCCTGGGATTGTTCCAATACTTTCAACCGTTGTTGAGCATCAGGATTTCGGGAACTGCTCATTAGCAAACAATACGACTGAGCCGCACCCCGACCGACACGTCCCCGTAGTTGGTGTAGTTGTGATAAACCAAAACGTTCTGCATTTTCAATGAGCATCACTGTCGCATTAGGTACATCTACACCCACTTCAACTACAGTTGTAGATACCAAAATCTGCGTTTGATTATCTCGAAATTTTGTAATTGCTTCGTCTTTTTCGGCGGAACTCATCCGCCCGTGCAGCAACCCGACTTGAAAATCGGGAAAGACGCTTTCTTGTAACTTTTGATGCTCCTCTACCGCCGATCGCAAGTCTAATTTTTCTGATTCTTCCACTAAAGGCAACACTACATAAATTTGCCTACCTTGGGCAACTTCTCGGCGGATCAGGTCGTAAGCATGGCTACGTTGCTGGCTAGTTAATGCGGTAGTTTGAATTTTTTGCCTTCCCGGTGGTAATTCATCAATCTGGCTGACATCCAAATCCCCGTGAATTGTCAGGGCTAGTGTCCGGGGAATGGGAGTTGCAGTCATCGTTAATACATGGGGTTGTTCGCCTTTTTGTTGTAATAACGCTCGTTGCTTCACCCCAAAGCGATGTTGTTCATCTATCACCACTAACCCCAAGCGGTAAAAGTTTACCGGGTCTTGAATTAAGGCGTGGGTTCCCACTAATAAAGGTAATTGCCCTGTGGCTAACAATGAATGAATTTCGCGGCGTTTGGCAGTTTTGGTGGAACCTGTGAGTAGTTCCACGGGTAAATGTAATAAATTAAACCAGCTAACTAACTTGCGGTAATGCTGTTCGGCTAAGACTTCTGTAGGAGCCATCAACGCTGCTTGATAGCCAGATTGAATGGCTGCTAAAATTGCTACCACCGCCACGACGGTCTTACCAGAACCGACATCGCCCTGTACCAGACGATTCATCGGTGTGGTTTTCTGCAAATCATTCAAAATATCATTGAGGACTCTTTGCTGTGCGCCAGTTAATTGAAAGGGTAAGATTTCGGAGAATTTTTCAATTAATTGACCTTTAGGTGCAAGAATCGCACTGGTTTGAATCGCTTTGGCTTGCTGCTGACGTTGCAGTAAACCGAGTTGCAGATAGAAAAATTCATCAAAGACCAGACGACGGCGGGCAGATTGTAAGGTATCGCTATCAATGGGAAAGTGGATATTAGCGATCGCATCTTTCAATTCCATCAAATCATATTTTTCTCGCAAACCTTTAGGCAGCGGGTCTTTGAGTGAAGTTACCGCCGGTAAAACTGCTGTTACCGCCTGACGCACCATATTCGCCATCACCCCTTCTGTTAGGGCATAAATTGGCACTACTCGCCCAATCGTCAGCGACTCAATGCTGTCTCCCGGATTTGCCAAAACTTCCAATTCTGGGTTATCTAGTGTCAAGCCATATTTACTTTCTTTCACCAACCCGCAAGCAGCTATTACACTACCTACTGGGTAGCGGCGTTTGAGACTTTCTTGCCAAGCACGACTGGTAAACCGCGCCCCAGCCGAAAAGCGACCAATTTTAATTTGACCTGTATTATCTTTAAGTACCAGTTCTAAAATAGATAGTTTTTGATTTTTGGGGCTAGTAAAGCAATTACACCGTTTGACACTAGCTACAATAGTTACCGTCTCACCCGCCTGCAACTCGCGGATATTTACTTGACGGGCATAATCAATGTGGTCGCGGGGATAGTAAAACAGCAAATCCCGCACAGTATACAATTGCAAAGCAGCTAATTTGTCAGCTTTGCGAATACCTATTTCTGGTAAGTCGCTCAGTTTTTGGTCAATTTTTGGCGCTAGTCTCCGACTCACCTCATTCACCACAGGGGTAGACTTGGGAATTTTTGATGGATAACTTCTCCCCTGCTTTTCTAACTCCTCTGGGTCTTCTTGCTGTTTTTGTAGTTGGTCAAGATACCTACGAGTTGTAGTAATTAAGTTTTGTCTATCTTTGACTGCCAAATTGGGATAGCTGGCAAATTTTGTCGCCAATTCTTGCCAACGGCGACGTTCAATAGCCGGGATAGCGGCTGGAAATTTCCCAAAAGTCAAGCTGAGAAATTCACTAAAGCGGTATTGTTTGCCCATCAAGTCGATAAAGCCATGTTCTGCTTCTATTGCCAAGGCTTTATGCAAGCGTATCCAATCTGGTGTGTCATTAGTCATTGGTTATTAGTCAATGGTCAATGGTCAGTAGTCAATGGTCAATCGTCTTTAATGTTGACTTTTGACTAATCCTCATACCAACTTGAGCGCCAAGCCGCTTCGGCTTCTGCAATCGAACGTTCTCGTTGCTTTTTTTGATACTCCCGTCCAAGTTTTTGGAGTTTTACTAAGATATTCCGAATTTGCTTGCGGCTAGAAGCCAGTGTTGCGTCGGCAAATTCAACTTCTCCTAGTCGCAGATTAATGGCCATAATCTGTGTAAAGCTAGATTCTTCTTCATCTTGCTCATCATCAATTTCGATGACCAAGTTTAAAAGATTTGGCGGCCCTGGCATAATTTCGGCAGCAGCTTCCGAAGCTGCTGCGGCGGCTTCTAAAATTGGTTCTGGGACTTTTTTGGGTAAGATATCAGCTTTTTGCAACAACACATTTGTATCGTGAGAGATTTTTTTGAGTGCTTGTTGCGTCAATTCTTCTAAGCTATTTTGCCATTTTGCCAGTTCTACAGGGTTAGAAGAGTCAGGAAGATTGATTATTGAATTCTCCACCACAAGTTCTTCATTATCATTCCCGTCATTTTCGGCAACATTCTCATCTTCTTTAACTGCTTCACCATTGATATATGTGAGTAATTGCTCAGATAGCTGTTTGCCTAATTTGCGGATGGCTTGCTGTAATTTCTGCCGTTGATTTAACGACAACCTTAAAAAGTTTTCGGGATAACCTTGAGTACACAGATGGTAACTTGCCAGAATCAACTGTTTCCGTACAGCTTCACCTAAGAGGGTGAGATAAATAGTATAGGCGCTTTGAAGTTCGGCTGCGATCGCCATTATCGCTTCTTCTAGCATTGCCAAATCCCGATCAATTCGCTCAATTGCTCTCGCCATATCTTTTCTTAATTGCCCATCTGAACCTGCTTATGGTACAAATGTATGGGGTTACTTTCTAATAATAAAATACAGGTCAGCTTAGTGTAACTGACCTGTCTTAAAAAATGTCATTTGTCATTGTTCATTTGATTTTAAACAAATGACCAATGACTAAGGACTAAATTACTTAGCTCCGATTTGAGCCGCAACTTCATCAGCAAAGTTAGTTTCTTGTTTTTCAATACCTTCGCCTAGGATGTAGCGCACAAAGCGTGTGACTTCAACCTCTTCACCGACTTTAGCCTTAACTTGTTTGACCAATTCTTCTACAGAAATACTTTGGTCACGGATGTAAGGCTGATCGAGTAAAGTCATCTCTTTCAGACGTTTTTCAATCCGTCCTTGAACAATCTTTTCTCTAATGTTCTCTGGTTTGTTTGCCAAATCATCCTTACCCATTTCGATGTCTTTTTCTTTTTGGACAACTTCGGTAGGGATTTGGTCTACGCTGACATATTCAACGTTGGGACAAGCTGCAACTTGCATCGCTGCATTCCGCGCCAAAGCATGGAATTCTTCGTTACCCGCAGCTGATTCAGTGGTGGATTTGATCTCAACTAGCACACCAACGCGACCACCAGTATGGATGTAACTATCTACTACTCCTGGTGTACCATCTGGTAATGCAAAGTTAATAAAGCGGCGTACCTGGATGTTTTCACCAAGTTTAGCCATAGTTTGCTTGATAAATTCATCTACGGTAACACTGTTATCTTCGATGTAAGCTTGAGTCAGCAAAGACTCAATACTATCAGCAGTAGCGGCTTGCTTTGCAAGGCTCTTAACCAAAGATTTAAAAGCTTCATTTCGGGCAACGAAATCGGTTTGACAGTTAACTTCTAGCAGTACGCCTACTTTACCATCAGGGTGAATGTAGGTATCTACTAGACCTTCAGCTGCGATGCGATCGCTTTTTTTACCCGCAGAAGTAATCCCCTTTTTCCGTAGCCAATCTGTAGCTTGTTCAATGTCGCCGTCATTTTCTGTCAGCGCCTTTTTACAGTCCATCATGCCGGCACCAGTCTTTTGGCGTAGCTCTTGGACGAGTTTTGCAGATATTTCCGCCATGTTGCCTCAATTCCTAACTTGACCTAGAGTTTTTATCGCTTACGGGCGTTGAGTATTTCTATCTTACTCAGAACTGAAGAAAGTCTGAAGGATGAAGTTTTATTTTTCATCCTTCATCCTTCATCCTTTATTCCTCCTCTTCCTCGTCGGGAATTAACGAGTCAGAGTATTCACTTTCGTCGTATTCGTAATCTTCCTCGCCGCCTTCGTAATCTTCGTATTCTTCTTCTGCATCTAGCTGACCATGACGGCCTTCATAAATTGCATCCGCCAATTTGCCAACTATTAGCTTAATAGATCTAATAGCGTCATCATTTGCGGGGATAGGAATATCTACAACATCTGGGTCACAGTTAGTATCCAACATGGACACAATGGGAATGGAAAGTTTCTGACATTCTTGAACTGCATTATATTCCCGGCGTTGGTCTACAATTACTACAACGTCAGGGACTTTCCGCATGGTTTTGATCCCACCCAGGTATTTTTGCAGCTTTGTCATTTCCCGACGCAGCATTGATGCTTCTTTTTTCGGCAATAAATCCAGAGCGCCGTTTTCTTCGCGGCGTTCTAAATCTTTCAGGCGTTCTACTCTAGTTTTAATGGTTGCCCAGTTAGTGAGCATTCCACCTAACCAACGCTGGTTAATATAGTGAGAGCCACAACGAGATGCTTCTTGAGCAATGATTCCGGCTGCTTGACGCTTTGTGCCGACAAATAAGAATTTTTTCCCTTGCTCGGCTTGGGTTCTCATGTAGCTGTAAGCGTCTTCCATCAACTGGGCTGTTTGCACCAAGTCGATGATGTGTACACCATTGCGGGAAGTATAAATGTACGGCGACATTTTGGGGTTCCAGCGGCGGGTTTGGTGTCCAAAGTGAACACCTGACTCCATCATTTGAGCCAATGAAACGACTGGCATATATTCTTAACTCCTATTCGGGTTAAACCTCCACCCAGGTGTATTTTCTCAATAAGAAAACACCCGAACTCCTGGGTGTGCGGAATTTTAGACAACTCTACTAGGGTAACACAGTTATATTAATTGTGAATAAAAGCAATGATTTGATAGAGGTAGTTGCTTAGTCCCTACTTTTTCTGGTTGGCATTACTTAATGCATAGACAGTTAGATCTGCGAAAGAAACATTATTCTCTCGTGCAATCTTATATAGCTTTTGAAATGACTCAACGACATCCTTTGGAACTTCACAGCCTCTTGCTTTTTCTACCCAATCAAACTGGGCTGTGGTTGGGGGTTCATTAAGTTTCCAATCCCACACATACACATGGAAAGGAGACTTTATAGTTCCACAGGTTATTGGAACAGTAAAGCGCTTCAGATTACTGTTTAGAAGACCGACCCGATCCTCGATAGCTTTAACTAGCTGGGGTTTAGCTGGCTCTAATTTTTCCACTTTATATAGCTTCAGCAGGTTAGTATAAGCAATTTGTGCATACATCGGCCAGGCATCTTCGCTATCCGGTTTCGTTGTTTTTTCTAGTTCAAGAGCTTTTAGCCCATACTGTTCAGCTTTTTTCCTGTCTTTTGCTACCAATTCTCCCTTGAGATAAATATCTGAAAGATGAGCCGCCGCCCTCAATGAACCGTTAATAACAGCTTGCTCATAAAGCTGGATTGCTTCTTGAGAAGTCTTGGGAGTAACCTTAACCTTACCGTTTCTAATTAGGTCAGCCAATTCTACCCCAGCCATTTTAGAACCAAGGTTCAGAGCAATGCGGAAATACTTGGCCGCTTCCTCTGGCTGTGATTTCCCTAATCCTGTTGCACTTTCATCAACATATAGCTTTGCCAGCTCTACGGCAGCATCACTATTGCCCACAGATATGGATTTTTTGTACCACTCCATTGCCTTTGGCACATCCATTTTGACATAATCGCCATAACGATACATATCAGCTAAGGAATACATAGCATCGGATGAGCCTTTTTGAGCAGCCTTCTGAAAGTAAGCGAGTCTTTTTTCGCTGGCTTGTGCAAAGGTCTTGGTATCTCCTGCCTTTTGAGCTTTTTTTGCCTTTTCCCCATAAAGACGGCCGAGATTGGTTTCCGCCTCTAATGCTCCAACTGATAGTGCTTGATTGAAATATTTTTCTGCTTGGGTTATGTCTTGCCCTGAAACCCCTTCTCTTCCGTAGAGATAAGTTGCACCAATTTCCAACATAGCTGATGCGTTACCATTTTCAGCAGCTACCAACCACCAGTCAAATCCTTCTTTCTTATTGGGTTCAGTCTGTCCCCAACCCCAATAGAGTCGCTGTCCATAAGCAAATTGGGCGCGACTAAAGCCGCGGGTTGCCGCCCGTCTTAACCAATAGGCTGTTCGTTCTGAGTCAGCAGTAACTCCCTCACCAGCGTTGTAGGCAATTCCCAGTAAGTACTGAGCTTCTGCATCTCCACCCTCAGCAGCTTTTTGGATATCGTTGATCGATTTTGTAGCTAGGGTCTGCCTGAGCAATTTGTAGCCATCATTTACAATATCGTACTGACGTTTTTCAAACCCTGTTTCTAGCAACCGAGCTTGTCCAGAGACTACTACCGGATCTGCTAGAGCTTCACGGAACTTAAAGTTAAATAGCACTCCTTCCTGATAAGGACGCTGTTTCCCATCCGTGGTTTTCCTCACTTGCTCGTTTACTTGCTCGTAGACAGTCGGTAATGAAGAGCCAGGTTGAGAGATTGCTTTGGCAAAGGCTTCGCTAAAAGGGCTATTTGCCGCATCTTTATCTCCATCAAAAGCAACTTGACCGGGTGAAGCAGCAAACAAAATAAAAGTGTCGGGGCCACCAGGGTTGACATTCATCTTTGCTAGTCCAGCAGTCCCTCTACTACCCCGATGCCCTGGATTGAAAGGATTATTGCGACAGGCATCCAGGACGAAGATTACTTGAGAAGCCTTTGACTCACTTAGGTAGTTGAGAATACCAAGCTGTGCATCCATCGCCTGATCAATGAAGCCGGCCTTATTTGGAGCAGAAAGAAGCTTAGATTTAGCTGGAATCAGGTAGTTGTGTCCGTCAAACTGCACCCCATGTCCAGCAAAGAAAAATAAGGCTGTGACTTTATCACCAGAGCTATCTATCTTTTTTACGAACGCATCTCTAGCTTCTGTTAAAGCTCCTATCGTCGGATTGATCACCAGAGTTACTTCAAAACCTACTGACTCTAGTTCTCGCTTGACCAGTTTTGCGTCACTCACTGGCAAACCCAGAGGGTCTTCAGGATAGTCATCGATACCGACAACTAAGGCAAGGCGTTTTGATGCACTCAGTTTAACTCCCGGTAGTTTGGGAGTTATTTCTGCGGCTTGAGACTGATTAATAGCTATGGGGCATAATATTGTGGATACTCCTGATACAGCCAGGGAAATTACTAGTGCCAGGGGAGTCAACTTCAATTTACAGGCAGGAAGCAATAGCATAGCTTATCTTATCTCCAATCAACAGGGGAGGCAGCTAATGATGAAGTTGTGTGGTGGTGAGAAATATTGAACTCTTAGCGATCGCTCCCCGCTAAAATCTCTCTACACCTTTTACTTTCGTCAATTTATGTAATCATACTCAACCTGGCGTTAAATACGACAATATTTCAGAATTTGTAATTTGACTGGAAAAATCCGATAAAAAATGCGTAGATTGGATTTTACTCAGTACCCTTCAAAAAGCCAGCAAAAATCCAACCTACACAAATTTGACGTTAACTAAATTGATTAACGCCGTCTGCTACCAAAACCACCGCTACGGCTAGGACTCCTACTCCGACCGCCACTGCCAAAACTACTACCGGAATTACGTTTGGTAGTACTAGATTTACCTGATGGTTGCAGTTCGCTAGAACCAAACCCAGAACCGCTGGGACGGTTTGTAGTTCTGGGAGGGGTTGTAGTGCGGACATTAGAACCATTAGGAGAGGTATTTCTAATATTGCCTGTGGTACGGAAAGCTGTACGATTTCTCACCGCTGCTGGGGGTGCATTATAGCGGCTGCGATAGCTACTAACGGCTTGGTCATAGGTAGAACCGTAACCACCAAACCCATTTAACACTCCGCCTGGTTGATAAACAGGTGGCACATAATATTGGGGTCTAAATAACAGACTACCAATTGCTTGACCCGCGATACTCCCAGCTAAAGAACCAGCAAAGGGCGACCAAAAGCTGTTTTCTCTCCTGACAACAACGGTTTCTTGCTGTCCGGTTTGGGGATTATTTTGAGTTTGCGTAACGTTGTGGACGTACTCAATTTTGAAGTCTTCTGTGAGGTATAAAGCTGGCTGTCCGTTTTCTACTTTCAGGTAAGATTTTTTACCTGCTTTGATTTCTTCATCGGTCAGCCGTGCCATTTGCACATTTTCGGTGGTAAAGGTTGGGGGTTTACTATTTAGTAAAAACAGCGTGTATTCCCCTGTACTATCATCATAGGTGGCTTGTTGTACTTGATACTGACCATCACTCAATTTGGTGGCAGTAGAAGTTTGGCTAACATTGCGCCCTGTGGGAGTAGTTTGCTCTCCGCCCCCGCAAGCAACAGTTGTTATGCACAAACTCAAGGCTAAAACAACAACTGTAAATTTACGTAATATGGTCATGATCATTGCAGTATTGTCTTATCTCCGAGCTTAACAACTTCTTAAAATAGGTGGTGTGCGGACAACCCAACAATCTACAAAGGTATCAATTCTGGGTAATATTGCAACAGGTGATCGTTTGTTAGTTCATCGCCTAACTGTGCTGGCGAGAAATGCACTTGAATGGCTTTAAGTTTGTTTTTATAGTGCAGATTGATTAAGGCTCTTAAACCTTCTTTGAGTGCTTGAATATTCGATAGGTCTGTTTCTAACTCTGGGACTTCGCCTTCAGAAGCTACGGTAATTATCACTACGACGTTACGTGTAACTGGAATAGATAAGGGTTCATCAAAACCAGAGGGTGAGTCCCAATCAATATCAGCACCATATCTTTCGGCCGAGTCAGTAAATAATTCATTTACGTAATCGCCTGCTTCGCCTTCGCTCCAAAATACGTCGCCTTCGTTAGCCGCAGACATCCAATATTCATCGTAACGCAGCAGGGTTTCACTGAGTTCGACTAATACTTCTCCTAAAACCTGCAAGTCGCCCTCAGCATCAATTGCTTCTCTTGCAGCGTGATTTAATACGCCTAAAATTGGGGCGATATCCGACCCACCTAAGTGAATAAACAACCGACAGACTACATAGCGAGTCCGACCAACCATTCTGTTAAAGGTATCACGCATTTGCTGCCTCCAAAAATCCGTTTTTGGGAACATTGAGATTTTCTTATTCATTGATATAGTGAAAGCTTTTGAGAAAATCTACAACTATATTTAACGAAAGTGATGCAATTGTGGCGGTTTCAGTGGATTTATCAACGAGAAATGCCGCATCTAGTTGCGAGGTATTAATAAATTTTTTACCAAAGTAGGGGTTATCGTATACTGTCAATGTCTGGGCGCTGGAATTAGTCAAGATTGTTTGCGTAGGCGCTCGAAAGAAATTTATTTTCGCTGCTAATTCAAGATTTTTTTTCATTTGCCGTATAGTCTGAGCTTGACTAATAGCTTGTTCGATCAGGGTGGTCAATTGCTTCACCCGATGGGATATTTTTATATCTAAGTTGGATACATCTTCTTTATTGAGTATCTCTACCACTTGGTAAATGCTTTTGTGCATACTGTTGGCATCCCTAAAAGGGAGAATGGCCAGACAGGCTGTGGGTAATAATGCTTCATCGCTATCTACCCGGAATGTAAAAACTGTGCGGCGACGACCAATTTCCATACTGGGGGGTTGTTTGATGATG encodes:
- the recG gene encoding ATP-dependent DNA helicase RecG; amino-acid sequence: MTNDTPDWIRLHKALAIEAEHGFIDLMGKQYRFSEFLSLTFGKFPAAIPAIERRRWQELATKFASYPNLAVKDRQNLITTTRRYLDQLQKQQEDPEELEKQGRSYPSKIPKSTPVVNEVSRRLAPKIDQKLSDLPEIGIRKADKLAALQLYTVRDLLFYYPRDHIDYARQVNIRELQAGETVTIVASVKRCNCFTSPKNQKLSILELVLKDNTGQIKIGRFSAGARFTSRAWQESLKRRYPVGSVIAACGLVKESKYGLTLDNPELEVLANPGDSIESLTIGRVVPIYALTEGVMANMVRQAVTAVLPAVTSLKDPLPKGLREKYDLMELKDAIANIHFPIDSDTLQSARRRLVFDEFFYLQLGLLQRQQQAKAIQTSAILAPKGQLIEKFSEILPFQLTGAQQRVLNDILNDLQKTTPMNRLVQGDVGSGKTVVAVVAILAAIQSGYQAALMAPTEVLAEQHYRKLVSWFNLLHLPVELLTGSTKTAKRREIHSLLATGQLPLLVGTHALIQDPVNFYRLGLVVIDEQHRFGVKQRALLQQKGEQPHVLTMTATPIPRTLALTIHGDLDVSQIDELPPGRQKIQTTALTSQQRSHAYDLIRREVAQGRQIYVVLPLVEESEKLDLRSAVEEHQKLQESVFPDFQVGLLHGRMSSAEKDEAITKFRDNQTQILVSTTVVEVGVDVPNATVMLIENAERFGLSQLHQLRGRVGRGAAQSYCLLMSSSRNPDAQQRLKVLEQSQDGFFISEMDMRFRGPGEVLGTRQSGVPDFTLASLVEDEEILLLARQAAEKVIEIDVTLERWYLMKEELKYRYDRLMGGAILT
- a CDS encoding DUF2610 domain-containing protein produces the protein MLLLPACKLKLTPLALVISLAVSGVSTILCPIAINQSQAAEITPKLPGVKLSASKRLALVVGIDDYPEDPLGLPVSDAKLVKRELESVGFEVTLVINPTIGALTEARDAFVKKIDSSGDKVTALFFFAGHGVQFDGHNYLIPAKSKLLSAPNKAGFIDQAMDAQLGILNYLSESKASQVIFVLDACRNNPFNPGHRGSRGTAGLAKMNVNPGGPDTFILFAASPGQVAFDGDKDAANSPFSEAFAKAISQPGSSLPTVYEQVNEQVRKTTDGKQRPYQEGVLFNFKFREALADPVVVSGQARLLETGFEKRQYDIVNDGYKLLRQTLATKSINDIQKAAEGGDAEAQYLLGIAYNAGEGVTADSERTAYWLRRAATRGFSRAQFAYGQRLYWGWGQTEPNKKEGFDWWLVAAENGNASAMLEIGATYLYGREGVSGQDITQAEKYFNQALSVGALEAETNLGRLYGEKAKKAQKAGDTKTFAQASEKRLAYFQKAAQKGSSDAMYSLADMYRYGDYVKMDVPKAMEWYKKSISVGNSDAAVELAKLYVDESATGLGKSQPEEAAKYFRIALNLGSKMAGVELADLIRNGKVKVTPKTSQEAIQLYEQAVINGSLRAAAHLSDIYLKGELVAKDRKKAEQYGLKALELEKTTKPDSEDAWPMYAQIAYTNLLKLYKVEKLEPAKPQLVKAIEDRVGLLNSNLKRFTVPITCGTIKSPFHVYVWDWKLNEPPTTAQFDWVEKARGCEVPKDVVESFQKLYKIARENNVSFADLTVYALSNANQKK
- a CDS encoding DUF192 domain-containing protein, giving the protein MIRWLSLLPIMLSLFLMGCSTQTTAKTPIQVPTATGQILPISATAVVPNGTKIELEVAVTPEQQAKGLMNRPALPENRGMLFKFPSAQPVQFWMKNVPVALDMVFLQNGVVKYIQAAAPPCSSEPCGTYGPTVPIDTVIELRAGRAEELKLKLGDSVKIKFLENSSLR
- the tsf gene encoding translation elongation factor Ts, with the protein product MAEISAKLVQELRQKTGAGMMDCKKALTENDGDIEQATDWLRKKGITSAGKKSDRIAAEGLVDTYIHPDGKVGVLLEVNCQTDFVARNEAFKSLVKSLAKQAATADSIESLLTQAYIEDNSVTVDEFIKQTMAKLGENIQVRRFINFALPDGTPGVVDSYIHTGGRVGVLVEIKSTTESAAGNEEFHALARNAAMQVAACPNVEYVSVDQIPTEVVQKEKDIEMGKDDLANKPENIREKIVQGRIEKRLKEMTLLDQPYIRDQSISVEELVKQVKAKVGEEVEVTRFVRYILGEGIEKQETNFADEVAAQIGAK
- a CDS encoding DUF1517 domain-containing protein → MRDTFNRMVGRTRYVVCRLFIHLGGSDIAPILGVLNHAAREAIDAEGDLQVLGEVLVELSETLLRYDEYWMSAANEGDVFWSEGEAGDYVNELFTDSAERYGADIDWDSPSGFDEPLSIPVTRNVVVIITVASEGEVPELETDLSNIQALKEGLRALINLHYKNKLKAIQVHFSPAQLGDELTNDHLLQYYPELIPL
- a CDS encoding DUF2949 domain-containing protein produces the protein MTIQTKQGGELQMSPSTYSRLIHFLQEDLSISAASLAVALRHREQDPGPLPMILWQYGLITMEQLEQIYDWLETV
- the rpsB gene encoding 30S ribosomal protein S2, whose translation is MPVVSLAQMMESGVHFGHQTRRWNPKMSPYIYTSRNGVHIIDLVQTAQLMEDAYSYMRTQAEQGKKFLFVGTKRQAAGIIAQEASRCGSHYINQRWLGGMLTNWATIKTRVERLKDLERREENGALDLLPKKEASMLRREMTKLQKYLGGIKTMRKVPDVVVIVDQRREYNAVQECQKLSIPIVSMLDTNCDPDVVDIPIPANDDAIRSIKLIVGKLADAIYEGRHGQLDAEEEYEDYEGGEEDYEYDESEYSDSLIPDEEEEE